A part of Aegilops tauschii subsp. strangulata cultivar AL8/78 chromosome 2, Aet v6.0, whole genome shotgun sequence genomic DNA contains:
- the LOC109737549 gene encoding dirigent protein 5, translated as MQGPTASFRVCLAVVVAVFLLGSSAAAAHGLRRVVSSSSDEPCNEMTLYYHDILYNGVNNTRNATSAAATKPTALSTTHWKNGTYFGMLVVFDDPLTVGKALPVAGEEPAARAQGFYFYDKQESYTSWFGFSIVFNSTAHKGTMNLVGADLMDDKTRDLSVVGGTGDFFMARGIATLRLDASEGAVYFRLQMDIKLYECYV; from the coding sequence ATGCAAGGCCCCACGGCATCTTTCAGGGTGTGTTTGGCCGTCGTGGTCGCGGTGTTTCTCCTGGGCTCATCGGCGGCCGCTGCCCACGGCCTGAGGAGGGTCGTCTCCAGCAGCTCCGACGAGCCGTGCAACGAGATGACCCTCTACTACCACGACATCCTCTACAACGGCGTCAACAACACGCGGAACGCGACGTCCGCGGCGGCCACCAAGCCCACGGCGCTGAGCACGACCCACTGGAAGAACGGCACCTACTTCGGCATGCTGGTGGTGTTCGACGACCCGTTGACGGTGGGGAAGGCGCTACCCGTGGCGGGGGAGGAGCCCGCGGCGCGCGCCCAGGGGTTCTACTTCTACGACAAGCAGGAGTCTTACACCTCCTGGTTtggcttctccatcgtcttcaaCTCCACGGCGCACAAGGGCACCATGAACCTCGTCGGCGCAGACCTCATGGATGACAAGACGCGGGACCTCTCCGTCGTCGGCGGCACCGGCGACTTCTTCATGGCGCGCGGCATCGCCACGCTTCGACTGGATGCCTCCGAGGGAGCCGTCTACTTCCGTCTGCAGATGGACATCAAGCTCTACGAGTGCTACGTCTGA
- the LOC109737550 gene encoding dirigent protein 5, whose protein sequence is MQGLTASSQLSLAVVFAVFLLGSADAAHGLTRVVSSSSDEPCNEMTLYYHDILYNGVNNTRNATSAAATKPTALSTTHWKNGTYFGTLVVFNDPMTVGKALPVAGEEPAARAQGFYFYDKQESYTSWFGFSIVFNSTAHKGTMNLVGADLMDDKTRDLSVVGGTGDFFMARGIATLRLDASEGTVYFRLQMDIKLYECYV, encoded by the coding sequence ATGCAAGGGCTCACAGCATCTTCCCAGCTGTCACTGGCCGTCGTGTTCGCGGTGTTTCTGCTGGGCTCGGCGGACGCCGCCCACGGCCTGACGAGGGTCGTCTCCAGCAGCTCTGACGAGCCCTGCAACGAGATGACGCTCTATTACCACGACATCCTCTACAACGGCGTCAACAACACGCGGAACGCGACGTCGGCCGCAGCCACCAAGCCCACGGCgctgagcacaacccactggAAGAATGGCACCTACTTCGGCACTCTCGTGGTGTTCAACGACCCCATGACAGTGGGGAAGGCGCTACCCGTGGCGGGGGAGGAGCCCGCGGCGCGCGCCCAGGGCTTCTACTTCTACGACAAGCAGGAGTCTTACACCTCGTGGTTTGGCTTCTCCATTGTCTTCAACTCCACGGCGCACAAGGGCACCATGAACCTCGTCGGCGCGGACCTCATGGACGACAAGACGCGGGACCTCTCCGTCGTCGGCGGCACCGGCGACTTCTTCATGGCGCGCGGCATCGCCACGCTCCGTCTCGATGCCTCCGAGGGAACCGTCTACTTCCGTCTGCAGATGGACATCAAGCTCTACGAGTGCTATGTTTGA